The window TTCCAGGACGTGACCGCCTCAGCCCCGCACGCGCGGGGAACACTTCCTGTTGACCGTCGTCATCGGGGAACACGCGATGGCTTTCAAGCTGCATCTGTCGGCATACGCCTCAGCCCCGCACGCGCGGGGAACACCGCTTGAACGTGCGGTAGACGCTAAGTGTCCGTCTTGAAACTTGTTGAATCGTGTGAATCGTTTGTGTTCCAAGGAAGGCGGTCTGATTCGAGGAGAGACCGCAGATGTGGACGCATGAGAACCGAGCTAAATACAATCGCGATCACCTGAGATACCCGAGCGACCTGACGGACGACGAGTGGACGCTTGTCGAGCCGTTCATTCCGCCAGCGAGACGCGGTGGCGGCAAGCGGCAAACCGACATGCGCACGGTCATGAACGGGGTCATGTATATCCTGAGCACAGGCTGCCAGTGGCGCTACCTTCCGAAGGATTTTCCGCCGCGCAGCACAGTCCACAACTATTTCATCTGGTGGCAGTGCGACGGCGTACTGGATCGCATCCATCACGCGCTCTACGTTGAATGCCGTGAGAAGGCGCAACGAGAAGGAAGCCCCACCGCTTGCATCATCGATAGTCAGAGCGTGAAGAGCGCCGAAAAAGGGGGGCCTGCATCGATCCACATGGCTATGATGCGGGCAAGAA is drawn from Candidatus Saccharimonadia bacterium and contains these coding sequences:
- a CDS encoding IS5 family transposase (programmed frameshift) — its product is MWTHENRAKYNRDHLRYPSDLTDDEWTLVEPFIPPARRGGGKRQTDMRTVMNGVMYILSTGCQWRYLPKDFPPRSTVHNYFIWWQCDGVLDRIHHALYVECREKAQREGSPTACIIDSQSVKSAEKGGPCIDPHGYDAGKKIKGKKRHILVDTMGLLLHAIVHSAGIQDRDGGISLLATLFGQFPFLEKLFADSAYQGPIFGGALARILPCLETEIVKRPDQAKGFVQLPKRWIVERTIAWLNRCRRLAKDWENLNRNALAFLKLASIRLMLRKLCNPC